From one Paenibacillus sp. FSL K6-1330 genomic stretch:
- a CDS encoding DUF2269 family protein: MTLWLFLHIAGCVLFLGNIITAAFWKVRADLKGDPAEIHNTVKNVMLADMVFTLPGLLLIIISGVVMAVQAGYGMGGMSWLMVSLILFGMTGILWAGLLIPLQKGMIRHSKQSIRDGVITAGYKRASAYWAVGGTIATLLPVVILYFMVSKPF; encoded by the coding sequence ATGACATTGTGGTTATTTCTGCACATCGCCGGATGTGTGTTATTCCTCGGCAATATCATTACGGCGGCATTCTGGAAAGTAAGAGCTGATCTGAAAGGGGATCCGGCAGAAATCCATAACACGGTTAAGAATGTCATGTTAGCCGATATGGTATTTACCCTGCCAGGTTTGCTGCTGATCATCATTTCAGGCGTTGTGATGGCTGTTCAAGCCGGATATGGAATGGGCGGAATGAGCTGGCTGATGGTTTCATTGATTCTGTTTGGTATGACGGGGATCCTGTGGGCTGGTTTATTGATTCCGCTGCAAAAAGGGATGATTCGGCATAGTAAACAATCCATTAGGGATGGGGTCATTACAGCAGGTTATAAAAGAGCTTCGGCGTATTGGGCGGTAGGCGGGACGATAGCCACGCTGCTGCCGGTCGTTATTTTGTATTTCATGGTCAGCAAACCATTTTGA
- a CDS encoding NUDIX domain-containing protein: MITEIDKIAWIHIADGRILGARSKGKDTYYLPGGKREPGESDIDTLVREIKEELSVRIKPETAANAGSFRAGAHGKSEGVRVTMSCYTAEYEGELSAASEIEELAWLTYKDRDRVSEVCQMIFDHLHELKKLTD; encoded by the coding sequence ATGATAACGGAGATTGACAAGATCGCCTGGATTCATATCGCGGATGGACGCATATTGGGTGCTCGTTCCAAAGGCAAGGATACGTACTACCTGCCGGGAGGAAAACGGGAACCGGGAGAATCCGATATCGATACGCTGGTGCGGGAAATTAAAGAGGAGCTGTCCGTTCGAATCAAACCGGAGACCGCGGCGAATGCAGGCAGCTTCCGGGCTGGCGCTCACGGCAAATCGGAGGGTGTTCGAGTAACGATGTCCTGTTACACGGCGGAGTATGAAGGAGAGCTAAGTGCGGCTTCGGAAATTGAAGAATTGGCTTGGTTAACGTATAAGGATCGGGATCGGGTCTCTGAGGTTTGCCAGATGATCTTCGATCATCTGCATGAATTGAAGAAGCTGACTGATTAA
- a CDS encoding pentapeptide repeat-containing protein, whose translation MLDKQEQVPDEQGGLQLQADCERCFGLCCVALPFAASTDFAMDKDGGTPCHHLQSDFRCGVHSSLRQRGMRGCTVYDCFGAGQMVSQVTYNGRDWRLAPGTAEEMFDVFPIMRQLHELLWYLNEALTLQPAQDIHTDLRLSLEETRRLTQLPPESLLRLDVAAHRAEVNQLLLRTSELVRDDARKKHKGPPVRQKIGGRGADLMGAKLKGADLRYANLRGAYLIAADLRGADLQAADLIGADFRDADLRGANLATSLFLTQFQVNAARGDASTQLPPSLSRPGHWTP comes from the coding sequence ATGCTAGACAAACAAGAACAAGTCCCCGATGAACAGGGCGGATTACAATTACAAGCGGATTGCGAACGCTGCTTTGGATTATGCTGCGTCGCTTTACCCTTCGCCGCCTCAACGGATTTTGCCATGGACAAAGACGGCGGAACCCCTTGTCACCATCTGCAATCCGACTTCCGCTGCGGTGTACACAGCAGCTTGAGGCAGCGAGGTATGAGAGGCTGCACCGTATACGACTGCTTTGGAGCAGGTCAAATGGTTTCACAGGTCACCTATAACGGACGCGACTGGCGGCTGGCCCCTGGGACAGCAGAAGAAATGTTCGACGTATTCCCGATTATGCGACAGCTTCACGAGCTGTTATGGTATCTGAACGAAGCCCTGACTTTGCAACCGGCTCAAGACATTCATACCGATCTGAGATTGTCGCTGGAAGAGACGCGGCGGTTGACTCAGCTTCCTCCCGAATCCCTGTTACGGCTGGATGTGGCAGCTCATCGGGCAGAAGTGAATCAGCTGCTTCTTCGAACCAGTGAACTTGTGCGGGATGATGCGCGCAAGAAACATAAAGGGCCACCCGTACGTCAAAAGATCGGGGGGCGCGGTGCTGACCTAATGGGAGCAAAGCTTAAGGGAGCAGACCTGAGATACGCCAATCTGAGAGGCGCTTATCTCATTGCCGCGGACCTCAGAGGAGCCGATCTGCAGGCTGCCGATCTCATCGGTGCCGATTTCAGGGACGCAGACCTTAGGGGGGCCAATCTAGCAACCAGCCTCTTCCTTACTCAATTCCAGGTTAACGCAGCGAGAGGAGACGCCAGCACCCAACTGCCTCCATCCTTATCTCGACCGGGACATTGGACGCCTTAA
- a CDS encoding MFS transporter: MQIRLWDNNLKVRLLGEALFNMLFWMYFPFITVYFGAALGNHIAGILMTVPPIFSIIGSLLGGALADRLGRRPIMLLGASLQTVMFAMFALSPSHWIDYAAFIGIGFGGAIYRPASSAMVADLVPVQERRQVFATFTTANNLGAVLGPALGAIFFFQYRQELLWSCSFVLLIYFIAIYFIVHETLPGPAQSVKATGSILQVFKEQWKGYGIIFRDKVFLVYILAGIFALVAIMQLDLYLAVYVIDYVPPQALFSWNGHSLMLSSTEILGWVLGLNGLLFVLFILPVTKWFRNWKERDVFVLSSLLSGVGTFALGLNTNIWFLFFVTIIFTFGEMARSPVTQSFISRYAPEHARGRYMGADSLQFTIGRFLAPMTVFLSTWLPPMGIFSIILLSALISVALYILLFRMYVEEKSAA, translated from the coding sequence GTGCAAATACGATTATGGGATAACAATTTAAAGGTTAGATTATTAGGTGAAGCGCTGTTCAATATGCTGTTTTGGATGTACTTTCCCTTCATAACGGTTTATTTCGGTGCGGCTTTAGGCAATCATATCGCGGGAATCCTCATGACGGTTCCTCCGATATTCAGCATTATAGGCAGCTTGCTCGGCGGTGCTTTAGCCGATCGGCTGGGACGTCGCCCCATCATGCTGCTTGGCGCGTCGCTGCAGACGGTCATGTTTGCGATGTTCGCGTTATCGCCTTCGCACTGGATCGATTATGCCGCTTTTATCGGCATCGGATTCGGGGGAGCCATCTATAGACCTGCCAGCTCCGCGATGGTAGCCGATCTGGTTCCGGTTCAAGAAAGGCGGCAAGTATTTGCAACGTTTACGACAGCGAACAACTTGGGTGCTGTGCTTGGTCCGGCACTTGGAGCCATTTTCTTTTTTCAGTATCGGCAAGAGCTTCTGTGGTCATGTTCCTTCGTATTGCTGATCTATTTCATCGCGATTTACTTCATCGTTCATGAAACCCTGCCGGGGCCTGCCCAAAGTGTAAAGGCAACAGGGTCGATTCTTCAGGTATTCAAGGAACAGTGGAAGGGATATGGCATCATTTTTCGAGATAAAGTGTTTCTGGTGTACATACTGGCGGGGATTTTTGCCCTTGTGGCGATCATGCAGCTGGATCTGTATTTGGCGGTATATGTGATCGATTATGTACCACCCCAGGCGCTGTTCTCCTGGAACGGACATTCGCTTATGCTATCGAGCACAGAGATATTAGGGTGGGTGCTGGGGCTCAACGGTCTCTTGTTTGTTCTCTTTATTCTGCCGGTCACCAAGTGGTTTCGGAATTGGAAGGAGCGTGATGTATTCGTACTATCTTCCTTGTTATCCGGAGTAGGTACTTTTGCACTCGGACTGAATACGAACATCTGGTTCTTATTCTTTGTAACCATTATTTTTACTTTCGGTGAAATGGCTCGTTCCCCAGTGACGCAAAGCTTTATTAGCCGTTATGCTCCAGAGCATGCAAGAGGACGGTATATGGGAGCTGACAGCTTACAGTTTACGATCGGAAGATTTCTGGCTCCGATGACGGTATTTCTGTCCACTTGGCTGCCGCCTATGGGTATATTCAGCATCATCTTGCTATCGGCATTAATCAGTGTGGCGCTGTATATCCTGCTATTTCGAATGTATGTAGAAGAAAAAAGCGCAGCATAG
- a CDS encoding DMT family transporter, with product MLAGLVLALIAGSMVSLQNIFNNRVNEKTGSWSTTTLVLGMGFVASFGMSLAVEGKGTFAIQNMEPWYWISGLIGVGVVICLVQATRLLGATFAISIVMTSQLGFALLWDSLGWLGLEKVPFTMNQLIGVLVIVGGILVFKLGGKREQQGTA from the coding sequence ATGTTAGCAGGATTGGTATTGGCACTCATCGCGGGTTCAATGGTTAGTTTGCAGAACATTTTCAATAATAGAGTGAATGAGAAGACCGGCTCCTGGTCTACGACGACGTTGGTGTTAGGCATGGGCTTCGTGGCTTCGTTCGGCATGAGTCTTGCTGTAGAAGGCAAGGGGACGTTCGCCATTCAAAACATGGAGCCTTGGTACTGGATTAGCGGGTTGATTGGGGTCGGCGTGGTGATTTGCCTGGTGCAGGCGACAAGGCTGCTGGGTGCCACATTCGCCATTTCGATTGTCATGACCTCGCAGCTCGGTTTCGCACTGTTGTGGGACTCCTTGGGATGGTTAGGGCTTGAGAAGGTTCCGTTTACAATGAATCAGTTGATCGGTGTTCTTGTGATTGTCGGGGGGATACTGGTATTTAAATTAGGCGGGAAACGGGAACAACAAGGGACGGCTTAG
- a CDS encoding DMT family transporter: protein MRGILFAFIGGACITLQGVANARISQDMGTWQAAAVTQLTGFIMAFIILLFVRDGSRQGFGQVKPLYLIGGALGAPIIFSEVTAIQNIGVTLTISALLIAQLFLTFLIDSKGWFGVVKKRMSLPQFIGIGMMIAGVVIIKL, encoded by the coding sequence GTGAGAGGAATCTTATTTGCATTCATTGGCGGTGCCTGCATTACGCTGCAAGGTGTGGCCAATGCCCGAATTAGTCAGGATATGGGCACCTGGCAAGCTGCCGCGGTTACGCAGTTGACCGGATTTATTATGGCCTTCATTATTCTGCTGTTCGTTCGCGACGGAAGCAGACAAGGATTTGGACAAGTGAAGCCGCTCTATCTAATCGGAGGAGCCTTGGGGGCACCCATTATATTCAGTGAGGTGACTGCGATTCAGAACATCGGTGTTACATTAACGATATCCGCGTTATTGATCGCCCAGTTATTCTTAACGTTCCTGATTGACAGCAAGGGATGGTTCGGTGTAGTGAAAAAGAGAATGAGCTTGCCTCAATTCATCGGGATCGGGATGATGATCGCTGGTGTCGTGATTATCAAATTATAA
- a CDS encoding TetR/AcrR family transcriptional regulator has translation MKQEERREQTKRILLEATEELIREQGCSQTTLNDIMKRSGLSKGAIFHYVSSKDELFVHVLRAKLAEQNEQFMSEVNKQGDIKQFEGPMNTITNSMSRLESRDDVSNLILMYLIGKSDQPEIADIVAGFYREATATSKKWIVTGQEAGVIPETIDAERTAELFELLSFGLRMRGLIGVNSHVFGTKEYADFIIDILRPGHREEGKDGL, from the coding sequence ATGAAGCAGGAAGAAAGGCGAGAGCAAACCAAGCGAATACTGCTTGAAGCCACGGAAGAATTGATAAGGGAGCAAGGCTGCAGCCAAACCACCCTTAATGACATCATGAAGCGTTCGGGCTTGTCCAAAGGGGCCATATTTCATTATGTTTCAAGTAAGGATGAGCTGTTTGTGCACGTATTACGAGCTAAGCTTGCCGAGCAGAACGAGCAGTTCATGAGTGAAGTGAACAAGCAAGGGGACATTAAACAGTTTGAAGGACCGATGAATACCATTACCAACAGCATGTCGAGACTGGAAAGCCGTGACGATGTGAGCAACCTGATCTTAATGTACCTTATTGGCAAAAGCGATCAGCCCGAAATCGCCGACATTGTGGCTGGCTTCTATAGAGAAGCTACAGCGACTTCGAAGAAATGGATTGTTACAGGCCAGGAAGCGGGGGTCATACCGGAAACCATCGATGCGGAACGGACGGCAGAGCTGTTTGAGCTGTTGTCGTTCGGACTGCGGATGCGAGGACTAATCGGCGTAAATAGTCATGTATTCGGCACGAAGGAATATGCGGATTTCATCATCGATATTCTTCGGCCCGGGCACCGGGAAGAGGGGAAGGATGGCTTATGA
- a CDS encoding cyclic nucleotide-binding domain-containing protein produces MKEIHNAELMQHLLLSNQIQSVFHDDLMPYLVLYHYDQGDIVCTQGEPADMLYILVQGKIKIFTTSAEGKALVLSFKTPLEVIGDIEYIQGNPLINTVQAVSSVYMIGVHYRWLRKYGQEHPPLLQFMLRIITRKFYIKSNFLSFNLLHPVEVRLASYLLSVSEAESDTFATKNPAAFNLTDIANLLGTSYRHLNRVILKFSQEGLIERHKGYILIKDRDALTNVAGGNIYEE; encoded by the coding sequence GTGAAGGAAATTCATAATGCGGAGCTCATGCAGCATCTTTTGCTGAGCAACCAGATCCAGTCCGTATTTCACGATGATTTAATGCCTTATCTGGTTTTATATCACTATGATCAGGGCGACATCGTCTGCACGCAAGGCGAGCCGGCCGATATGCTGTATATCCTGGTTCAAGGGAAGATTAAAATCTTCACGACCTCTGCGGAAGGCAAAGCGCTTGTTCTATCTTTCAAAACACCGCTTGAGGTGATCGGAGATATTGAATATATTCAAGGCAATCCGTTGATTAATACGGTACAGGCCGTATCATCTGTCTATATGATCGGCGTGCATTATCGCTGGCTTCGCAAATACGGACAGGAGCATCCGCCGCTGCTTCAATTTATGTTGCGGATCATTACGCGGAAATTTTATATTAAATCCAATTTCTTGAGTTTCAATTTGCTTCATCCGGTGGAGGTACGACTGGCTAGCTATTTACTGTCCGTTTCAGAGGCGGAGTCGGATACGTTCGCTACCAAAAACCCGGCCGCGTTCAACCTGACCGATATCGCGAATCTGCTTGGAACCAGCTATCGGCATTTAAACCGGGTGATCTTGAAATTCAGTCAGGAAGGGCTGATCGAGCGTCACAAGGGGTACATTCTGATTAAAGACCGGGATGCGTTAACGAATGTAGCGGGAGGCAATATTTACGAAGAATAA